From one Plasmodium malariae genome assembly, chromosome: 12 genomic stretch:
- the CCp1 gene encoding LCCL domain-containing protein, putative codes for MHYLFLLLWCIILKCYVRSQESATNFYKFIDSFASSTYISEESGSSLYDAKRAIQKNPSYWCSSGNHSKDEEITWTGYLNTKGFIKGVKISWEYSPELVSLSVSADGENYKNVIPYRRISGNEASFDEIYFFKKLEEATSIKIGLKNAIHKYFGIREVKIIGGGNPHFLLLSGITSEHEMCLQVEEGLINNDNTSVILDSCINALAAGDGRELWKTNSNNQIISAFSDPPKCLSVINLDNLETNKIVLYDCLRALEDGDGKSNWIFESNSQIRLQKSGEPLCISQKNIYGNVPGIHDILLNMDVSVDSNSTLDDDHNPDNTVDGNLNSYWASATFADNYEHLVYFIIDLNKFAEISRIKIYWEYPPLHYSIAVSTDNQNYKIVVETLANPSFVTIDTLKNIETRYIKISMIKPHPKHGEMGDQFLYGIRSIEVQANNLETILSYCRDSANSDDARDKYFVEYITEFDQDLTRKLINLEEDVSKNVNSISDNLSKLEELLPNIETCLQEKKGYDEELKESNEKVNELNDKLSSLTSVNLIHDNDILRLGLLPGDASSYPANDCSVIKNLQETPQSGFYWIKPKCAPEPLKVYCDMTSSTSIYVWNGNPPKSPDHLITNIINSVDDIRQHCAEVGLEPLILRSKGQLNALILSLKKMGFALNGKINIPLAYDYSCDHGSCSGKFHDLLNGNIDLTTLIYLKASESPDSTKIRQTAGISYDDGSFKFFNLETSDISAIVCSTNSTENDAVLQYLSITCGTTALEDHFNSIVNTNIVVLCPIGCDNKQFQKSAVYGSKGIYSDNSSICRAAIHSGVIDNKGGLVNITIESGLDRYEGSINNNIESISLNKEPDGLFDIITDEKEEKVKQESSPFHHRTIRVSSMSDDCPMDLFQYKQTSFVQKENMIREQNEVKYNEEENTEIVKFHELIGELLNNIDAIHGVDSSVISIVQDETTRVIEKSKKELKPADMLSKKQIEDAINLYNLTENLALYLYDLSEKYIYDLEKLKEHLDELKKDQKVAHNFGTFKLNYETMNFSSHFHVFDSKLIKNKPSTWGYADTDILGHKNSIGQMSSISNTEIGEGYYAKLKGLNFYDFEIKVSMLGRGNGCLGIVFRAKDDFNFYLFDVCDKEGVKRLSKVENGQVDILKENHGDVSINNQWNKYRIVARHANIDIYEVDHNSNEIKILNSLDERFLSGTVGLYSQLVGQGTFFDDLEIIALPCTELSKMKWNNKNTTSNCPYYKETYINETLPYIVINDMYYNWNFEKDDDNNYLLCSKNIKDDSASNVEMHTTIALLKQRMCSDGNFTFDINFSDDNKITDNSKSYVYVLFHFEDEHNFNALEITKDNLRFINYRNNEPTVLSEFKDKEKSKYIITENEWIKVSLHFDKLKFKAIISNNDDELVLDTNKVDLGMIRPGQVGFKIHNFIKVKFDSILLSSAASNLYENFVQTKSKAWGTCEEAIHVLNRRSSCETDIYPNETKEKHIKCITNFCEECCLHHTQLLDINEKKQCEKHCKKNDHLAAKMQTLFEKFLNKCVSMEENKDYEKCDNNDTECKNKICVLCCKKNDPTTSKELKGLSLRKSKDVQQKEIIECQFQCNQVHPTNE; via the coding sequence atgcattatttatttctcttaTTATGGtgcattattttaaaatgttatgtAAGAAGTCAAGAGTCTGCCACAAAtttctataaatttattgatTCCTTTGCATcgtctacatatatatcgGAGGAATCTGGAAGTTCACTTTATGATGCTAAAAGGGCTATACAGAAAAACCCTAGTTATTGGTGCAGTTCTGGAAATCATTCAAAGGATGAAGAAATTACTTGGACTGGttatttaaatacaaaagGGTTTATTAAAGGTGTGAAAATATCATGGGAATACAGCCCAGAATTAGTAAGCTTGTCTGTGTCTGCTGATGgagaaaattataagaacGTTATTCCTTATAGAAGAATTTCGGGAAATGAAGCATCTTTTGATGagatatacttttttaaaaaattagaagaaGCTACATCAATAAAAATTGGACTAAAAAATGCTATTCACAAATATTTTGGAATAAGAGAAGTTAAGATTATTGGTGGAGGAAATCCacactttttattattgtcaGGAATTACAAGTGAACATGAAATGTGTCTACAGGTAGAGGAAGGactaataaataatgataacacTTCAGTTATTTTAGATTCTTGTATTAACGCTTTAGCAGCCGGAGATGGTAGGGAATTATGGAAAACTAACTCCAATAATCAAATAATTAGCGCTTTTAGTGATCCTCCTAAGTGTTTATCTGTAATTAATTTAGATAATTTAGAAACTAATAAAATCGTTTTATATGACTGTTTAAGAGCTTTGGAAGATGGTGATGGAAAATCTAATTGGATATTTGAATCTAATTCACAGATTCGATTACAGAAAAGTGGTGAACCTTTGTGTATttctcaaaaaaatatttacggAAATGTACCTGGAATTCATGACATTCTTCTTAATATGGACGTGTCTGTTGATTCTAATTCCACCTTAGATGATGATCATAATCCTGATAATACTGTAGATGGAAACTTGAATAGTTATTGGGCTTCGGCAACTTTTGCAGATAATTATGAGCATTTGGTTTACTTTATCATAGACTTAAATAAATTTGCAGAGATATCCaggataaaaatttattggGAATATCCACCTTTGCATTACAGTATTGCAGTTAGCACCGACaatcaaaattataaaatagttGTTGAAACTTTAGCTAATCCTAGTTTTGTAACAATAgatactttaaaaaatatagaaacaaggtatattaaaatatcaaTGATTAAACCTCATCCGAAACATGGAGAAATGGGTGATCAATTCTTATATGGAATAAGGTCTATAGAAGTACAGGCTAACAATTTAGAAACAATTTTAAGCTATTGCAGAGATTCCGCTAATTCAGACGACGCCAGAGATAAATATTTCGTTGAATATATTACTGAATTTGATCAAGATTTAACGAGGAAATTAATTAATCTTGAAGAAGATGTatcaaaaaatgtaaattctATCAGTGATAATTTGTCTAAGCTAGAAGAATTATTACCTAATATTGAAACATGcttacaagaaaaaaaagggtatgatgaagaattaaaagaatCTAACGAGAAAGTAAATGAGTTAAATGACAAGCTTTCATCATTAACATCCGTAAATTTAATTCACGATAACGATATACTTAGATTAGGGTTACTTCCTGGTGACGCTTCATCCTATCCAGCTAACGATTGTTCAGTGATTAAAAATCTTCAAGAAACTCCACAGTCAGGATTTTATTGGATTAAACCAAAGTGTGCACCTGAGCCATTGAAAGTTTATTGTGACATGACTTCAAGTACTTCTATATATGTGTGGAATGGAAATCCTCCCAAGTCTCCTGATCatttaataacaaatattataaattcagTTGATGATATTAGACAACATTGCGCTGAAGTTGGTTTGGAGCCATTAATATTAAGATCTAAAGGTCAGTTGAAcgctttaattttatcattaaaaaaaatgggatTCGCGctaaatggaaaaattaatattccATTAGCTTATGATTATTCCTGTGATCATGGTAGTTGTAGTGGAAAGTTTCATGACTTGTTGAATGGTAATATCGATTTAACaacattaatttatttaaaagcaTCTGAATCACCTGATAGCACAAAAATTAGACAAACTGCTGGGATATCCTATGATGATGGAtctttcaaattttttaatttagagACATCAGATATATCTGCAATAGTTTGCTCTACTAATTCAACGGAAAATGATGCTGTATTACAATATCTGAGCATAACATGTGGTACAACAGCACTTGAAGATCATTTCAATTCAATTGTAAATACTAATATAGTTGTTCTATGTCCAATAGGATGTGATAATAAACAATTTCAAAAATCTGCAGTATATGGAAGCAAAGGAATATATTCAGACAATAGCTCTATTTGTAGGGCAGCAATTCATTCGGGTGTAATAGATAATAAAGGAGGCTTAGTTAACATTACCATTGAATCTGGGTTAGACCGATATGAAGgttcaataaataataatatagaatctatttcattaaataaagaaCCCGATGGATTGTTTGATATAATTACtgatgaaaaagaagaaaaggtTAAACAAGAAAGTAGTCCTTTTCATCATAGAACCATAAGAGTAAGTAGTATGTCTGATGATTGTCCTATGGATTTATTTCAGTACAAACAAACATCTTTTGTTCAGAAGGAAAATATGATAAGAGAACAAAATGAGGTGAAATAcaatgaagaagaaaatacaGAAATTGTAAAATTTCATGAATTAATAGgtgaattattaaataatattgatGCTATTCATGGAGTTGACTCTTCTGTAATTTCAATCGTTCAAGATGAAACAACAAGAGTTATAGAAAAGTCTAAAAAGGAATTAAAACCAGCTGATATGTTATCAAAAAAGCAGATTGAAGATGCTATAAATTTGTACAATCTGACAGAAAATTTagcattatatttatacgaTTTAtcggaaaaatatatatatgatttggAAAAATTGAAAGAACACTTagatgaattaaaaaaagaccAAAAAGTTGCTCATAATTTTGGTACATTCAAGTTGAATTATGAAACTATGAATTTTTCTTCTCATTTCCATGTTTTTGattcaaaattaataaaaaataagccTAGTACATGGGGATATGCTGATACAGATATTCTGGGacataaaaatagtattgGTCAAATGAGTAGCATATCAAACACAGAAATAGGTGAAGGATATTATGCTAAATTAAAGGggttaaatttttatgactTTGAAATAAAAGTAAGTATGTTGGGTAGAGGAAATGGGTGTTTGGGTATAGTATTTAGAGCTAAAGatgattttaatttttatttatttgatgTATGCGATAAAGAGGGAGTAAAAAGATTGTCAAAGGTAGAAAATGGTCAAGTAGACATTTTAAAGGAGAACCATGGAGATGTTTCCATAAATAATCAATGGAATAAATACAGAATTGTGGCAAGGCATGCAAATATTGATATTTATGAAGTAGACCATAATTCAAATGAAATTAAGATATTAAACTCTTTAGATGAAAGGTTTTTATCTGGTACTGTTGGCTTATATTCTCAGTTAGTTGGTCAGGGAACCTTTTTTGATGATCTTGAAATTATAGCCCTCCCATGCACAGAATTATCAAAAATGAAATGGAATAACAAGAATACAACATCTAATTGTCCTTATTATAAGGaaacttatataaatgaaacattaccatatattgtaattaacgatatgtattataattgGAACTTTGAAAAggatgatgataataattacttattatgttcaaaaaatataaaggatGATAGTGCTTCGAACGTAGAAATGCATACTACTATAGCACTTTTAAAACAAAGAATGTGCTCTGATGGGAACTTTACTTTTGATATAAATTTCTCTGACGATAATAAAATTACGGATAATAGTAaatcatatgtatatgtactttTTCACTTTGAAGAtgaacataattttaatgcaCTTGAAATTACAAAAGACAACCTTagatttataaattataggAACAATGAACCAACAGTATTATCTGAGTTcaaagataaagaaaaatcaaaatatataataacagaAAATGAATGGATTAAAGTCAGTTTACACTTTGATAAATTAAAGTTCAAGGCGATTATAAGTAATAACGACGATGAATTAGTACTAGATACAAATAAGGTTGATTTAGGTATGATTCGTCCAGGACAAGTTGGCTTCAAGATTCACAATTTTATTAAGGTAAAATTTGATTCCATACTTCTTTCATCTGCTGCATCAAacttatatgaaaattttgttcAAACTAAATCTAAAGCATGGGGCACATGTGAAGAAGCCATACATGTGTTAAATAGGAGGTCTTCATGCGAGACTGATATATATCCAAATGAgacaaaagaaaaacatattaaatgCATTACAAATTTCTGTGAAGAATGTTGTTTACATCATACACAACTATTAGACATCAATGAGAAAAAACAGTGTGAGAAACACTGTAAAAAGAATGACCATTTGGCAGCTAAAATGCAAACACTTTTTGAAAAGTTCTTAAATAAATGTGTTTCAAtggaagaaaataaagattATGAAAAGtgtgataataatgatacaGAGtgtaagaataaaatatgtgtactttgttgcaaaaaaaatgatcCTACAACTTCTAAGGAATTAAAGGGTTTATCTTTACGTAAATCAAAAGATGTGCAACAAAAAGAGATAATTGAGTGCCAGTTTCAGTGTAACCAGGTTCATCcaacaaatgaataa
- the PmUG01_12080500 gene encoding bromodomain protein, putative, with protein MSINKIKYDELEELRRKNEVLTNLLNKLIAFDKKRIFLYPVNVQYVPDYLNIIKEPMDFTTMKQKIQNFKYNSFQQFENDFFLIINNCYTYNDRSTIYHKIAENVENYYNKISIKMHRKYLNIHLLYHNEDKNIVNNAILNTDISDGKKGTIKENKRNVKIKKHGKVGRPCKVNVDVKNNFNDNTDISINSLNKKKKKSNNKILEKSNVKVPNISRCNEFGSFNNLINNNNYNNNNNNNNNNNNNNNNNNNNNNNNNNNYNNYNNNNNNNNNNNNNNNNNNNNNNNGNDNTSSSLENLIEQENFSAIIDTILNSNDKSKDIFNSLIKVLSYKKDNHPNLYNYVNISKSLYNIFFQKSLLPQKKINEDCLTDINDSYKKLYEYIRKRKRCDANENLDLYNEKCKLLSREKRNNYCFNNSGNTIQHDNCGKIHKNCNKDNAGGCINSFSFINNDNIFRTNNNHYNKYNKNINNEILKKSQFFENHSGGSLNRDLTENEDILEQSKEVTTCNIEKEELTMKLLNYKESVKNFIGEENLPTFISIFPNIYNILDNADSSNLYYSAFNDLRMFGLDVADFDDFNKNISYDKNCLLGVGRHHIKNILTLDKNLSNIMYNDQNESQFSDKLKSYLLGNKKYGENSFHCNDRNKHANINTQNYFLNKQNKIGNNSIFETQSKHEDLNNQNFRFINNSELSVNNSNNISMNYNSFGHNTKGRINEKLSKPCDHLYFHHNELNSIYVPNSIGEDISSESSSDMENLNLRKFLNTYNFFHKEFLKNKKIQKIVNNKPNETYTNI; from the exons ATGagtataaacaaaattaaatatgacGAACTAGAGGAACTAAGAAGGAAAAATGAAGTATTAAcaaatttgttaaataaaCTAATAGCTTTTgacaaaaaaaggatattttTATACCCCGTGAACGTACAGTATGTTCCTGATTATTTGAACATAATAAAGGAACCAATGGATTTTACCAcgatgaaacaaaaaattcaaaattttaaatataacagCTTTCAACAGTTcgaaaatgatttttttttaattatcaaCAATTGTTATACTTATAATGATAGAAGTACAATATACCACAAAATAGCAGAAAATGTAGAAAACTACTACAATAAAATTAGCATTAAAATGCAtaggaaatatttaaatatacatctCCTATATCATAACgaggataaaaatattgtaaataatGCTATACTTAACACTGATATAAGTGATGGAAAAAAGGGTaccataaaagaaaataaaagaaatgtaaAGATAAAGAAACATGGAAAGGTAGGAAGACCATGTAAAGTAAATGTAGATGTTAAAAACAACTTCAATGATAACACAGATATATCTATTAATTCtcttaataagaaaaaaaaaaaaagtaacaataaaatattagaaaaatcaAATGTAAAAGTGCCTAATATTTCTCGTTGCAATGAATTTGGATCTTTTAACAAccttataaataataataattataataataataataataataataataat aataataataataataataataataataataataataataataataataataattataataattataataataataataataataataataataataataataataataataataataataataataataataatggaaatGATAACACAAGTTCTAGTCTAGAAAATTTGATAGAGCAGGAAAACTTTAGCGCAATCATAGATACTATATTGAATAGTAATGACAAATCAAaggatatttttaattcattaattaaagtgttatcttataaaaaagataaccATCCCAACTTATATAACTATGTAAATATTAGTAAATCattgtataatattttttttcaaaaatctCTTTTgccccaaaaaaaaattaatgaagatTGCTTAACAGACATTAATGATAGTTACAAGAagttatatgaatatattagaaaaagaaagagatGTGAtgcaaatgaaaatttagacttatataatgaaaaatgtaaattattaagTCGAGAGAAACGTAATAATTACTGTTTTAATAATTCGGGGAATACTATTCAACATGATAATTGtggaaaaatacataaaaactGTAATAAAGATAATGCTGGAGGTTGCATTaattccttttcatttattaataatgacAATATTTTTAGAACAAATAACAAccattataataaatataataaaaatattaataatgaaatcCTAAAAAAAAGccaattttttgaaaatcaTTCTGGTGGTTCATTAAATAGGGATTTAACTGAAAATGAAGAtattcttgaa caatcaAAAGAAGTTACAACATGCAACATTGAAAAGGAGGAATTAACGATGAAACTCTTAAATTATAAAGAGAGcgtgaaaaattttattggaGAAGAAAATCTTCCCACATTCATTAGCATATTtccaaatatttataacattttagaTAACGCAGATTCAAGTAATTTATACTATTCTGCTTTTAATGATTTAAGGATGTTCGGTTTAGATGTAGCAGATTTTGAtgattttaacaaaaatatttcttatgaCAAAAATTGTTTACTAGGTGTTGGAAGACatcatattaaaaacataCTAACATTAGATAAGAATTTGTccaatataatgtataatgaTCAAAACGAATCCCAATTTTCTGATAAGTtaaaatcatatttattaggaaataaaaaatacggaGAAAATAGCTTCCATTGCAATGATAGAAATAAACATGCAAATATAAACACGCaaaattactttttaaataaacagaATAAAATAGGTAATAATTCTATATTTGAAACGCAAAGTAAACATGAAGATCTGAATAACCAAAACTTTAGATTCATCAATAACTCCGAATTATCCgttaataacagtaataatatcTCAATGAATTATAATTCATTCGGACATAATACTAAAGGCagaattaatgaaaaattaagcaAGCCATGTGATCATCTGTATTTTCATcataatgaattaaattcTATATATGTACCAAACTCCATAGGTGAAGATATTTCGAGTGAATCATCATCTGATATGGAGAATTTGAAcctaagaaaatttttaaatacatataatttttttcataaagaatttttaaagaataaaaagattCAGAAGATAGTGAATAATAAGCCAAATGAAACATACACAAATATTTAA
- the PmUG01_12080600 gene encoding tubulin epsilon chain, putative encodes MVREIIFLHVGQCGNQLGHEFWSVAIKEHLNKKINEKRELVGKHSFMNDSASSFFENVYKNFNLNQKESLKARAILIDTETGVANEIMKSSISPYFDENNIFTQHSGAGNNWSQGYMYYGKMYETLIDNIIRKNVEKCDSLQSFYITSSLGGGTGSGLGSYILEMLSDNYKQIKFSNCVFPSACDDVITSPYNSFFALTKIHEFSNCVLPVSNDALLDILNSKKLKEKKNDKNDYSKMNNIVANVILNLTSSMRFEGSLNVDINEICTNLIPYPFFNFMLSSLSPCVETENIRTFDHLFKNVLNRNNQMLIANPKDGLSLSMAFLVRGNINISDVTKNVLLIKNNLNILRYNKDATKIGLCNVSPLNQPYSLLCLINSCEIRNSFLQILERFNKLFKRKAHLHHYLEYLTMDDILEFKEKIQNLIFEYSYIQKNSFCSPKFLNRNTINILGYDICEENDTHDNNYINLESSNPYYLKSKIKKCDKSISWFDFKTKPII; translated from the coding sequence ATGGTACGCgaaatcatatttttacatgttGGACAATGTGGCAATCAATTAGGTCATGAGTTTTGGTCTGTAGCAATTAAGGAAcatttgaataaaaaaattaacgagAAAAGAGAATTGGTAGGAAAGCACAGTTTTATGAACGATTCTGCATCCTccttttttgaaaatgtgtataaaaattttaatttaaatcaAAAAGAAAGTTTAAAAGCCCGAGCCATATTAATAGATACAGAAACTGGAGTAGCAAATGAAATTATGAAAAGTTCCATTTCTCCATATTTTGAtgaaaataacatttttacgCAACATTCAGGGGCAGGAAATAATTGGTCACAAGGATACATGTACTATGGAAAGATGTACGAAACATTAATAGATAAcataattagaaaaaatgtagaaaaatGTGATTCTTTAcaatctttttatattacatcaTCATTAGGAGGTGGAACTGGATCCGGCTTAGGTTCCTATATTTTAGAAATGTTATCtgataattataaacaaataaaatttagtaaCTGTGTATTTCCATCAGCTTGTGACGATGTAATTACATCTCCGTATAACAGTTTTTTTGCCTTAACAAAAATTCATGAATTTTCAAATTGCGTTTTACCTGTTTCAAATGATGCATTACTAGACAttttaaatagtaaaaaattgaaagaaaaaaaaaatgataaaaatgattattcAAAGATGAATAATATAGTAGCTAATGTAATTTTAAACTTAACTAGTTCTATGAGATTTGAGGGTTCATTAAATGTggatataaatgaaatatgtaCGAATTTAATTCCATACCccttttttaactttatgTTGTCCTCTCTAAGCCCTTGCGTAGAAACGGAAAATATTAGAACTTTTGATCACTTGttcaaaaatgttttaaatcGTAATAATCAAATGCTCATAGCCAACCCAAAGGATGGTCTTAGTTTATCCATGGCATTTTTAGTTCGGGGTAATATCAATATTTCAGATGTTACTAAGAATgtattgttaataaaaaataatttgaatatcCTCCGTTACAACAAGGATGCTACAAAAATAGGGTTATGTAATGTATCCCCATTAAATCAGCCGTATAGTTTATTATGTTTGATTAACTCGTGTGAAATAAGAAACAGTTTTCTGCAAATATTAGAAAGATTTAATAAATTGTTCAAAAGAAAGGCACACTTGCATCATTACTTGGAATATTTAACTATGGATGATATTTTagaatttaaagaaaaaatacaaaatttaatttttgagtatagttatattcaaaaaaattcattCTGCTCACCAAAGtttttaaatagaaatactataaatatattaggaTACGATATATGCGAAGAAAATGATACAcatgataataattatatcaaCTTAGAGAGTAGTAATCCGTATTATTTGAAgtccaaaataaaaaagtgcGATAAAAGTATTAGCTGGTTtgattttaaaacaaaaccaattatttaa
- the PmUG01_12080700 gene encoding conserved Plasmodium protein, unknown function gives MAEPNSTVSSLLSGNLTTLMRDLSSATDNNTAVPTLLSEGTTNFSSSLLSSQLHNITTSGGVTDITNVTTGAITNSLERVVNTTVSTIRDIITNNTSNTTLGLDTSYGTNTNTTVSSSFQNNAEREYFMAWFCPKLKKKRDLKELENAINELMELAHHTEDDEEKERLKKKSKTRKMLYLTSDDDGYNNDQTKHRSKDNSGRGPDILREIHLD, from the exons ATGGCTGAACCCAATTCAACTGTATCTTCACTTTTAAGTGGGAACTTAACTACCTTGATGCGAGATTTATCAAGTGCAACGGATAATAATACAGCTGTACCTACCCTTCTTAGCGAAGGTACAACTAATTTTAGCAGTTCATTATTATCTTCAcaattacataatattacAACTTCAGGAGGAGTAACTGATATTACAAATGTTACCACAGGGGCAATTACAAATTCGTTAGAAAGAGTAGTAAATACGACTGTGAGTACCATAAGAGATATAATTACTAATAATACTTCTAATACAACTTTAGGCCTAGACACTTCATATGGAACTAATACAAATACAACAGTTTCCTCGAGTTTTCAGAATAACGCT GAAAGAGAATATTTCATGGCATGGTTTTGTCCCAaattaaagaagaaaagggatttaaaagaattagaaAACGCAATAAACGAACTAATGGAACTTGCACATCATACAGAAGACgatgaagaaaaagagagacttaaaaagaaaagtaaaacaagaaaaatgCTTTATTTAACTAGTGATGATGATGGTTATAATAATGATCAAACAAAACATAGAAGTAAAGATAATAGTGGTAGGGGTCCCGATATTTTGAGAGAAATACATTTAGATTAA